From one Halothece sp. PCC 7418 genomic stretch:
- a CDS encoding allophycocyanin subunit alpha-B, with protein MSVISEVILKADDELRYPTSGELKVIQEFLKTGEQRMQIAQTLAENEKKIVDQASKQLWKLHPEYIAPGGNAFGSRERSLCIRDYGWYLRLITYGIVAGDKQPIESIGLVGVREMYNALDVPVPGMADAIRCLKDASLGLLSAEEAQEAAPYFDYIIQAMS; from the coding sequence ATGAGTGTAATTAGTGAAGTTATCCTCAAAGCTGACGACGAACTGCGTTATCCCACCAGTGGCGAACTGAAAGTAATCCAAGAATTCCTCAAAACTGGTGAACAGCGTATGCAAATCGCGCAAACTTTAGCTGAAAACGAAAAGAAAATCGTTGACCAAGCTAGTAAACAACTCTGGAAACTCCATCCCGAATATATTGCCCCTGGCGGAAATGCTTTTGGGTCTCGGGAACGGTCTCTCTGCATTCGCGATTACGGTTGGTATTTGCGTTTAATCACTTATGGCATTGTTGCTGGGGATAAACAGCCCATCGAAAGCATTGGCTTAGTTGGTGTTCGGGAAATGTATAATGCGTTAGATGTTCCTGTCCCAGGCATGGCGGATGCGATTCGTTGCTTAAAAGATGCGTCTCTCGGTTTACTCAGTGCCGAAGAAGCCCAAGAAGCAGCCCCCTACTTCGACTATATTATCCAAGCGATGTCTTAA
- a CDS encoding superoxide dismutase, producing the protein MAYELPPLPYDYTALEPAISKSTLEFHHDKHHAGYVNKFNAAVEGTELDSKPIEDVIKMVASDESKTAIFNTGAQAWNHTFYWNSMKPNGGGTPTGELAQKIDADFGSFEKFKEAFKSAGTGQFGSGWAWLVLDQGILKVTKTLNADNPLTKGQIPLLTMDVWEHAYYLDYQNQRGTYIDAFLDQIVNWEFAAENFAKAK; encoded by the coding sequence ATGGCTTATGAACTTCCCCCACTCCCTTATGATTACACCGCTTTAGAACCTGCCATTTCTAAATCTACACTCGAATTTCATCACGATAAACACCATGCGGGTTATGTCAACAAATTTAATGCTGCAGTTGAAGGAACAGAGTTAGACAGTAAGCCGATTGAAGACGTGATTAAAATGGTTGCCAGTGATGAAAGTAAAACCGCAATCTTTAATACTGGCGCACAGGCTTGGAATCATACCTTTTACTGGAATTCCATGAAGCCCAATGGTGGCGGAACGCCTACAGGGGAACTTGCACAAAAAATTGATGCGGACTTTGGCAGTTTTGAAAAGTTTAAAGAAGCCTTTAAATCTGCCGGAACTGGTCAATTTGGTAGCGGTTGGGCTTGGTTGGTTTTAGATCAAGGAATCCTGAAAGTCACAAAAACCTTGAATGCGGATAACCCCTTAACTAAAGGACAAATCCCGCTTTTAACAATGGATGTGTGGGAACACGCTTATTATTTAGATTATCAGAATCAGCGTGGAACTTACATTGATGCTTTCTTAGATCAGATTGTCAATTGGGAATTTGCTGCAGAAAATTTTGCTAAGGCAAAATAG
- the aat gene encoding leucyl/phenylalanyl-tRNA--protein transferase yields MEVDIANVISGYSQGLFLMADDNGGLGWYASRSHAVIPLDERFRYPKSLRRVINQNRFEVAINRDFAAVCDGCSDRETTWISSDLKSVYWQLYQAGFAFSFETWHGNQLAGGVLGIVIGGAFIGESMFYQIPEGSKVALVKLVEHLQSRGFLLFDAQMQNPHLARFGAYEVKERDYKKTLEKAIKKTCWFV; encoded by the coding sequence ATGGAAGTTGATATTGCAAATGTAATTTCGGGATATTCCCAAGGGCTTTTTTTAATGGCAGATGACAACGGCGGACTCGGTTGGTATGCTAGTCGATCTCATGCCGTGATTCCTCTTGATGAAAGGTTTCGTTATCCTAAATCTCTGCGACGAGTAATTAATCAAAATCGATTTGAAGTGGCGATTAATCGTGATTTTGCTGCGGTTTGTGATGGCTGTTCTGACCGAGAAACAACTTGGATTTCTTCTGATTTAAAGTCGGTTTATTGGCAACTCTATCAAGCGGGATTTGCTTTTAGTTTTGAAACGTGGCATGGGAATCAATTAGCTGGAGGAGTTTTAGGTATTGTTATTGGAGGTGCTTTTATTGGAGAATCGATGTTTTATCAGATTCCAGAGGGATCAAAAGTTGCTTTAGTGAAATTAGTCGAGCATTTACAATCTAGAGGATTTTTACTGTTTGATGCCCAAATGCAAAATCCTCATCTAGCTCGTTTTGGTGCGTATGAGGTGAAGGAAAGAGATTACAAAAAAACCTTAGAAAAAGCAATCAAAAAAACTTGTTGGTTTGTTTAA
- a CDS encoding TIGR00297 family protein — protein MSNLPPVFMPWLVAIALNTILCGIAVIAPKKLLTPLGLANAWLLGVIIWGTLGWQGYTVVMFYFLVGSAVTRIGLAQKEAAGIAEKRSGARGPENVWGSALVATVCALGVMLNQISDFGIIPTPILLLAYVASFSTKLSDTTASEVGKAYGKRTFLITSLKPVAPGTEGAVSLEGTLAGLFASAVIAVVGWSVGLMSSFGILYCIVAAFIATNLESLIGATLQEKFDFLTNEVVNIINTFFGAVIASILFVILTNFY, from the coding sequence ATGAGCAACCTCCCTCCCGTTTTCATGCCTTGGCTTGTCGCGATCGCGCTTAACACCATCTTATGCGGGATTGCAGTTATCGCTCCGAAAAAACTATTAACCCCTCTTGGACTGGCGAATGCGTGGTTATTAGGGGTGATAATTTGGGGAACATTAGGTTGGCAAGGCTACACGGTTGTCATGTTTTATTTTCTGGTGGGATCCGCCGTGACTCGCATTGGCTTAGCCCAAAAAGAAGCCGCTGGGATTGCTGAGAAACGGTCTGGGGCGCGAGGACCAGAAAATGTTTGGGGATCGGCATTAGTGGCGACGGTGTGCGCGTTGGGAGTAATGCTGAATCAAATCAGCGATTTCGGAATCATTCCCACACCTATTTTATTATTAGCGTATGTCGCCAGTTTTAGTACCAAATTATCGGATACAACCGCCAGTGAAGTGGGGAAAGCCTACGGAAAACGCACCTTTTTAATTACGAGTTTAAAACCCGTTGCCCCCGGAACCGAAGGAGCAGTGAGTTTAGAAGGAACATTAGCTGGATTGTTCGCTTCCGCCGTTATTGCTGTTGTGGGGTGGAGTGTCGGATTAATGTCAAGTTTCGGGATTTTATACTGTATCGTTGCTGCTTTTATTGCCACTAATTTAGAAAGTTTAATTGGAGCAACTTTACAAGAAAAATTCGACTTTTTAACCAATGAAGTCGTTAATATTATTAACACCTTTTTCGGGGCAGTTATTGCCAGTATATTGTTTGTTATCCTGACTAACTTTTATTGA
- a CDS encoding VOC family protein, with protein sequence MNTPIFHLAIPVKNITTAKTFYVDGLGCEVGRESDRAVILNFYGHQLVAHVTTEELTPQNGIYPRHFGMIFPTEADWEAVWKRASTQELKVYQTPKHRFPGELTEHQTFFLEDPFYNLLEFKYYRHAEAIFGGRTLTAVGERD encoded by the coding sequence ATGAATACTCCGATTTTTCATCTCGCGATTCCAGTTAAAAATATTACAACAGCTAAGACCTTTTATGTGGATGGATTAGGTTGTGAAGTGGGAAGAGAAAGCGATCGCGCTGTGATTCTCAACTTCTACGGACATCAATTGGTGGCTCACGTGACAACTGAAGAATTAACCCCACAAAACGGAATTTATCCCCGCCATTTTGGCATGATTTTTCCCACAGAAGCAGATTGGGAAGCAGTTTGGAAACGAGCCAGCACTCAAGAACTAAAAGTTTACCAAACTCCAAAACATCGCTTTCCAGGGGAACTTACTGAACATCAAACCTTCTTTTTAGAAGACCCCTTTTATAACCTGCTGGAGTTCAAATATTATCGTCACGCTGAAGCCATTTTTGGTGGACGCACTTTGACCGCAGTGGGAGAAAGAGATTAA
- a CDS encoding DUF1565 domain-containing protein, which produces MNRLTHPSLSLIIALSSLFPSLVAPAMMNSVHAQTTKTVVYVNPNLGNDQNGKGSRDRPYQTLTRAIAAAPAQAVIQLADGTYSEETGESFPIIVRKSLEIRGNPNNQGYNVKIKGGGDLNSPTGAGQNVAMALLANSTLTGVSVTNQRDRGIGVWIEGASPTVFKNTFQQNDNTGVAVNGRGRAVILNNYFYSNSGNGMVIYGQSQPTVKNNTFERTGFGISITQEASPQLIGNELKHNRIGIMVEGNAEPILRENLVTLSTEDGLVAIAQSRPNLGTSEEPGRNIFRSNRGNAIKNLTKTYTIPASGNQITGETAGKVDVSASVAQRAPLPLNRNLSSPVENSSPQPSLGSSREQVWTAPRPFPNNNAPSNQPSPLNLPELDPVPNANTTRRNPSSRNNRARLDDLLVVEPKASPTSRHPNALPVPSGNIPSGNPFRPGASPQERVRAVGGQYRVVVEIRQASDKTRVKQIVPDAFTSRYQGRAVMQVGIFRDRANVDEIQQQLQQAGLNVRVISL; this is translated from the coding sequence GTGAACCGTCTCACTCACCCCAGTTTATCCCTTATCATCGCCCTGAGTAGCTTGTTTCCAAGTCTGGTCGCCCCAGCGATGATGAACTCAGTGCACGCTCAAACCACAAAAACAGTTGTCTATGTTAATCCCAATCTGGGGAATGATCAAAACGGGAAAGGAAGTCGTGATCGTCCTTATCAAACCTTAACCCGCGCGATCGCTGCTGCCCCTGCTCAAGCAGTGATTCAACTGGCTGATGGCACTTACAGCGAGGAAACAGGAGAATCCTTCCCTATTATTGTCAGAAAATCCCTTGAAATTCGAGGTAACCCCAATAATCAAGGCTATAACGTCAAAATTAAAGGGGGAGGAGACTTGAATAGTCCCACTGGGGCGGGACAAAATGTTGCTATGGCACTGCTTGCCAATAGTACCCTCACTGGGGTCAGCGTCACGAATCAGCGCGATCGCGGAATTGGCGTGTGGATTGAAGGAGCAAGTCCCACGGTTTTTAAAAATACCTTTCAACAAAACGATAACACTGGGGTTGCGGTGAATGGCAGAGGCAGAGCCGTCATTCTCAATAACTATTTTTACAGTAATTCTGGCAATGGCATGGTCATCTATGGACAAAGCCAACCCACGGTTAAAAATAATACCTTTGAACGCACGGGTTTCGGGATTAGCATTACCCAAGAAGCAAGTCCGCAACTGATTGGCAACGAACTGAAGCATAATCGCATTGGCATTATGGTAGAAGGGAACGCCGAACCCATTCTGCGGGAAAATCTGGTGACACTTTCCACAGAAGATGGCTTGGTCGCGATCGCGCAATCTCGACCGAATTTAGGGACATCAGAAGAACCGGGGAGAAATATTTTCCGCAGTAATCGAGGAAACGCTATTAAAAACTTGACGAAAACTTACACGATTCCCGCTAGTGGAAATCAAATCACAGGAGAAACCGCAGGGAAAGTTGATGTCAGTGCAAGCGTCGCCCAAAGAGCACCGCTTCCTCTCAACCGTAATTTATCTTCACCAGTAGAAAATTCAAGTCCGCAGCCATCTCTGGGGTCTTCCCGCGAACAAGTTTGGACAGCACCTCGCCCCTTCCCGAATAATAATGCTCCCTCTAATCAACCGTCCCCGTTAAATCTTCCTGAACTTGATCCAGTTCCCAATGCCAACACAACCAGACGCAATCCTTCTTCCCGCAATAATCGCGCCCGTCTCGATGATCTGCTTGTGGTCGAACCCAAGGCCTCACCCACGTCTCGTCATCCCAATGCTTTACCCGTTCCCAGTGGTAATATTCCTTCTGGCAATCCCTTTCGTCCAGGTGCTTCCCCACAAGAGCGGGTGAGAGCAGTCGGGGGACAATATCGGGTTGTGGTGGAGATTCGGCAAGCCAGTGATAAAACGCGAGTGAAACAGATTGTTCCAGATGCCTTCACCAGTCGGTATCAAGGGCGTGCAGTGATGCAAGTGGGAATTTTTCGTGATCGCGCCAATGTAGATGAAATTCAGCAACAGTTGCAACAAGCGGGATTAAATGTGCGCGTGATTTCACTTTGA
- the dxr gene encoding 1-deoxy-D-xylulose-5-phosphate reductoisomerase, which produces MKSITVIGSTGSIGTQTLEIATQYPEEFRIVGLAAGNNIELLARQVQQFRPQIVATCYAEKLPELKAALAGLDYEPIILAGEDGVVEVAKYGDAESVVTGIVGCAGLLPTLAAIEAGKNIALANKETLIAGAPVVLPLVEKHGVKLLPADSEHSAIFQCLQGVPDQGLRRILLTASGGAFRDLPVEQLSTVKVADALKHPNWSMGQKITIDSATLMNKGLEVIEAHYLFGLPYDQIEIVIHPQSIIHSLIELQDTSVLAQLGWADMRLPLLYALSYPDRLYTDWEPLDLVKSGSLTFKDPDHDKYPCMQLAYKAGQAGGLMPAVLNAANEQAVSLFLEEKISFLDIPRLIEKVCDRAADYNTQTPSLEDILTVNQQARQEVVTAAQSLKTVTA; this is translated from the coding sequence ATGAAATCAATTACTGTCATCGGCTCAACTGGCTCTATTGGCACGCAAACCCTAGAAATTGCCACACAATACCCAGAAGAATTTAGAATTGTCGGACTGGCTGCGGGAAATAATATTGAACTATTGGCGCGACAGGTGCAGCAGTTTCGTCCACAAATTGTCGCCACTTGCTATGCAGAAAAATTACCAGAACTCAAAGCAGCCCTAGCGGGATTAGATTACGAACCGATCATTCTGGCTGGGGAAGATGGCGTTGTGGAAGTGGCAAAATATGGCGATGCAGAAAGTGTGGTCACGGGGATTGTGGGTTGTGCGGGATTATTGCCAACCTTAGCCGCGATCGAGGCGGGAAAGAATATTGCTTTGGCAAACAAAGAAACCCTCATCGCAGGCGCACCCGTGGTGTTACCTCTCGTGGAAAAGCATGGGGTGAAGTTATTACCAGCAGACTCGGAACATTCTGCGATTTTCCAGTGTTTGCAAGGGGTTCCCGATCAGGGGTTGCGACGGATTTTATTAACCGCTTCTGGTGGGGCGTTTCGCGATTTACCCGTGGAACAGTTATCCACCGTGAAAGTGGCGGATGCCCTCAAACACCCTAATTGGTCTATGGGTCAAAAAATTACCATTGATTCGGCAACGTTGATGAATAAAGGGTTAGAAGTCATTGAAGCCCATTATCTCTTCGGTCTCCCTTATGACCAAATTGAGATTGTGATTCATCCTCAAAGCATTATTCACTCTCTGATTGAGTTACAAGATACCTCGGTTTTAGCGCAGTTGGGATGGGCGGATATGCGGTTACCGTTACTCTATGCTCTCTCTTATCCAGATCGCCTTTACACCGATTGGGAACCGTTAGATTTAGTAAAATCGGGTAGTCTGACTTTTAAAGATCCCGATCATGATAAGTATCCTTGTATGCAGTTGGCTTATAAGGCAGGTCAAGCGGGTGGGTTAATGCCTGCGGTTTTAAATGCAGCCAATGAGCAAGCAGTCAGTTTATTTTTAGAAGAGAAAATCAGCTTTTTAGATATTCCCCGTTTAATCGAAAAAGTCTGCGATCGCGCTGCCGATTACAATACTCAAACTCCTTCCCTAGAAGATATTCTCACCGTTAACCAACAAGCTCGACAAGAGGTTGTCACCGCAGCCCAATCCTTAAAAACAGTAACAGCGTGA
- a CDS encoding lysophospholipid acyltransferase family protein: MNDSPLSGWSLDERDPKTIRSWLSQCQWFYDHYFQAESDGWENIPESGAALIVGSHNGGLATPDMMITLYDWFRHFGMERPAYGLMHRHVWEVYRPVAEMASQLGAIRADPRMAIPALRRGACVLVYPGGGPDVFRPYWERDRIKFCGRKGFIKLALRENVPIIPVVSWGAHETLFVLVDIYEPMKAFLETFNLPWLFNLDPEVFPIYLGLPWGISFGPLMNFPLPAKVRVRVCPPIIFDRYGRDSALDSTYVQQCYDRVVEQMQRQLNQLIAECS; the protein is encoded by the coding sequence GTGAATGATTCCCCTCTTTCCGGTTGGTCATTAGATGAACGTGACCCGAAAACAATTCGCTCTTGGTTATCTCAGTGTCAGTGGTTTTATGACCACTATTTTCAAGCGGAGAGCGATGGCTGGGAAAATATCCCAGAAAGCGGTGCTGCTCTCATCGTGGGCTCTCACAATGGAGGGCTTGCTACCCCTGACATGATGATTACCTTATATGACTGGTTTCGTCATTTTGGTATGGAAAGACCCGCTTATGGGCTCATGCACCGTCATGTGTGGGAAGTTTATCGTCCTGTCGCAGAAATGGCGAGCCAACTGGGGGCGATCCGAGCCGATCCCCGAATGGCAATTCCCGCGTTGCGCCGGGGTGCTTGTGTCTTGGTTTATCCAGGGGGAGGACCAGATGTATTTCGTCCGTATTGGGAGCGCGATCGGATTAAATTTTGCGGTCGTAAAGGCTTTATTAAACTCGCCCTACGAGAAAACGTCCCCATTATTCCCGTAGTGTCTTGGGGAGCGCATGAAACCTTATTTGTGTTAGTCGATATTTATGAGCCGATGAAAGCGTTTTTAGAGACCTTTAATCTGCCTTGGCTGTTTAACCTTGATCCAGAAGTGTTTCCGATTTATTTAGGCTTACCTTGGGGAATCTCCTTTGGGCCATTAATGAATTTTCCCCTCCCCGCAAAGGTGCGGGTGCGAGTCTGTCCACCGATTATTTTTGACCGCTATGGGAGAGACTCAGCCCTAGATTCCACTTATGTTCAGCAGTGTTACGATCGCGTTGTCGAACAGATGCAACGGCAACTGAATCAATTAATTGCGGAGTGCAGTTGA
- a CDS encoding Npun_F5560 family protein — MSQAEPSHLETLQAEIAHLQGELQLRDQLVDQLSQELFRLVKDPTSAASPPVGADPEQSQIERLNAQLTEIEEQVQFYQQQITTRDQEIYQLQNTIKTLMAKNKNLEKMLEDLPELYRQKFAQRLKPVKEKVEQLQRENQQLQAQVQTLTYRLTVRNRSSHDQDIDLPNFQQSDPRL; from the coding sequence GTGAGTCAGGCTGAACCTTCTCATCTCGAAACCCTCCAAGCCGAAATTGCCCATCTCCAAGGGGAATTACAATTGCGGGATCAACTGGTTGATCAACTTTCCCAAGAGTTATTTCGGCTGGTGAAAGATCCCACTTCTGCTGCATCTCCCCCAGTAGGTGCAGATCCTGAACAATCCCAAATTGAACGCTTAAATGCTCAACTCACTGAAATTGAGGAACAAGTCCAATTTTATCAACAGCAAATCACAACGCGGGATCAAGAAATTTATCAGCTACAAAATACAATCAAAACCTTGATGGCAAAAAATAAAAACTTGGAAAAAATGCTAGAAGATTTACCCGAACTGTACCGTCAAAAATTTGCCCAGCGCCTGAAACCAGTCAAAGAAAAAGTAGAACAATTGCAACGGGAAAATCAGCAACTCCAAGCCCAAGTTCAAACTTTAACGTATCGTTTAACGGTGAGAAATCGTTCCTCTCATGATCAAGATATTGACTTACCTAACTTCCAACAAAGCGATCCGCGCTTGTAG